In one window of Skermanella rosea DNA:
- a CDS encoding inositol monophosphatase family protein, which translates to MLPDTDRVSTIIREVAEAEILPRFRRLATSDIREKGPGDLVTIADESSERELARRLRDLLPGSVVIGEEAAAADQAVLQRIFNEEPVWIIDPVDGTSNFASGKPQFGVIVALAGGGETLAGWIHDPLGRRTAVAVKGEGAWLDSTRLRTAGTAPLADMTGVLSSRYFDPSIRERLEDRRHRFAHTFSLRCAAHEYLSLTSGETHFSLYRRIMPWDHAAGTLMHAEAGGYHARLDGSPYAPTEQTGGLLLAPDRRSWAELRDLLFQD; encoded by the coding sequence ATGCTGCCAGATACCGACCGCGTTTCGACCATCATCCGAGAGGTGGCCGAAGCCGAGATCCTGCCGCGATTCCGCCGTTTGGCGACTTCCGATATCCGTGAGAAAGGCCCCGGCGACCTCGTCACCATCGCCGACGAGTCGAGCGAACGGGAGCTGGCCCGCCGCTTGCGCGACCTGCTTCCCGGCTCGGTGGTGATCGGCGAGGAGGCCGCAGCCGCCGACCAAGCGGTGCTGCAGCGGATCTTCAACGAGGAGCCGGTCTGGATCATCGATCCCGTGGACGGCACGTCCAATTTCGCTTCCGGCAAGCCCCAGTTCGGCGTGATCGTAGCATTGGCCGGCGGAGGCGAGACGCTCGCGGGCTGGATCCACGATCCGCTCGGCCGACGCACGGCCGTCGCCGTGAAAGGCGAGGGGGCCTGGCTGGACTCCACCCGTCTGCGGACCGCTGGGACGGCCCCCCTGGCCGACATGACCGGCGTGCTGTCGTCGCGCTATTTCGATCCGTCGATCCGGGAACGGCTGGAGGATCGCCGCCACCGGTTCGCCCACACCTTCTCGCTCCGCTGCGCGGCCCACGAATATCTGAGCCTGACCAGCGGCGAGACCCATTTCTCCCTCTACCGCCGCATCATGCCGTGGGACCATGCCGCCGGGACCCTGATGCATGCCGAGGCGGGCGGTTACCATGCCCGGCTCGACGGCAGCCCCTATGCTCCGACCGAGCAGACCGGGGGCCTCCTGTTGGCCCCCGACCGCCGGAGCTGGGCGGAACTGCGCGACCTCCTGTTCCAGGACTGA
- a CDS encoding SDR family oxidoreductase, which produces MTYANNAPHKPGLVLITGATGGFGSAFARRFAAIGSKLVLAGRRADRLKALRDELKTEVHTVEVDVRDRSAIEQAFGSLPAGFKEVETLINNAGLALGADPAQKADPDDWETMIDTNDKGLVFCTRALLPGMIERGRGHVVNIGSTAGNYPYPGGNVYCASKAFVKQFSLALRADLQGTGVRVTNVEPGMVETDFSLVRFKGDAEKAGKVYADTTPLTADDVAEAVFWAATLPPHFNVNRLEIMPTTQAFGPLAIHRSK; this is translated from the coding sequence ATGACCTATGCCAACAACGCCCCGCACAAGCCCGGCCTAGTGCTGATCACCGGAGCCACCGGCGGGTTCGGCAGCGCCTTCGCGCGCCGATTCGCCGCGATCGGGTCGAAGCTGGTGCTGGCCGGGCGCCGGGCTGACCGGCTCAAGGCGCTCCGCGACGAGCTGAAGACGGAGGTCCATACCGTCGAAGTTGACGTGCGCGACCGCTCCGCCATCGAGCAGGCTTTCGGCTCCCTGCCCGCCGGCTTTAAAGAGGTCGAGACGTTGATCAACAATGCCGGCTTGGCGCTGGGCGCCGATCCCGCCCAGAAGGCCGATCCGGACGACTGGGAAACCATGATCGACACCAACGACAAGGGGCTGGTTTTCTGCACCCGAGCGCTGCTGCCGGGCATGATCGAGCGCGGGCGCGGCCATGTGGTGAACATCGGGTCTACCGCGGGCAACTATCCCTACCCCGGCGGCAATGTCTACTGCGCCTCGAAGGCTTTCGTGAAGCAATTCTCGCTGGCCCTGCGGGCGGACCTCCAGGGCACCGGCGTGCGGGTCACCAACGTGGAGCCCGGCATGGTCGAGACCGACTTCTCCCTGGTGCGCTTCAAGGGGGATGCCGAGAAGGCGGGCAAGGTCTATGCGGACACGACGCCGCTGACCGCCGACGACGTAGCCGAGGCAGTCTTCTGGGCCGCGACGCTGCCGCCCCATTTCAACGTCAACCGACTGGAGATCATGCCGACCACCCAGGCTTTCGGGCCTTTGGCGATCCACCGCTCGAAGTGA